Sequence from the Romeriopsis navalis LEGE 11480 genome:
GCCAATTGTCTTTGGTGTGGCGGTCGCACATTGGGAGATTGATTTGCAGGCGGCGTTGTTGGCTTATTTTCAGGGATGGGCGGCGAATGCGATTGGCGCAGGGGTGAAGCTAATTCCGCTGGGGCAGACGGTGGGTCAGCAGCTCTTGATGGATTTGACGCCAGCGATTACAACGGCGTCCGAGCAGGCGATGGGGATGTCGGATGTCGATTTGAGTAGTTGCAGTTGGGGTTTGGCCTTAGCGAGTAGTCAGCACGAAATGCAGCAGGTGCGGTTGTTTCAGAGTTAGATTTGGGCGAAGCATTAAGTTAATTGGACGCTACGGTGGGCCTTTGGGTGAATTGTGATAGGTTTTGGACGATGCCTAGTTTGATGGATTGCTATGTCGACAAGTCCGATGCGGGTGGGGGTTGCTGGCCCTGTAGGTTCTGGGAAAACGGCGTTGCTGGATGCGCTCTGCAAAGTGTTGCGGGATAAATATCAGATCGCGGTGGTGACGAATGATATTTACACCCGTGAAGATGCGAAGTTTTTGGTGAATTCCGAAGCGTTGACCCCCGATCGGATTGTCGGGGTTGAAACTGGGGGCTGTCCCCATACGGCGATTCGGGAAGATGCGTCGATTAATTTGGTGGCGATCGAGGGCTTAGAGCAGAAGTATCCGGTGTTGGATTTGCTGTTTGTCGAAAGCGGCGGCGACAATCTTGCGGCGACCTTTAGTCCGGAGTTGGTTGATTTGACGCTGTATGTGATCGATGTGGCAGCGGGCGATAAGATCCCGCGTAAAGGTGGTCCTGGGATTACCAAGTCAGACCTGCTGGTGATTAATAAAATTGACCTTGCGCCAATGGTTGGTGCGAGCTTGGAAGTGATGGATCGCGATGCGAAGAAGATGCGCGGTGACAAACCGTTTGTGTTTACGAATCTCAAAGACCGAACGGGTTTAGATGACGTCATCAAATTTATTGAGCATCATATTGTGCCGAGCGAAGCGACGCTTTCTGCTTAGGCAAGTAACAGTGAGCGACATAACGTGTTTACGGTTTGGCGCTACTGAGCAAACTCCTGCATAAGCCAACGATTAACGCTGCTATCATCTTCCGTTTGACTTCGCTGTAAGGCTGTTTCGACAATGGCGATCGCTAAGTTGGGAAATACCTGCGATATCTGGATTTGGCGGCTGCCACCGTCACGGATTGCAAATGCTGTTATGGTCATTGATTCGACATCGGCAACCCAGTATTCTTTGACGCCCAATCGTTCATATAGCAGCCGTTTCTGGCCCAAGTCATCATTGAGAGTGGTTGCTGCGATTTCGATGACTAAGGTTGGTGCGGGATGCTCATCGAGGTTAATGGGTTTATTTGACCGCGTAATATTTGGTAAGTTTTTTCCCACATAGAGTGCTAAATCTGGCTGGCATTCTTGCTTCCCAAATTGTTGAAAGCTTGAGTTTGTGAGTGATTTGAAGGGCGTATGGCTTAGGGTCCCATAAATACCAGTAACTGCTGCGAGTGTGGAAGTTCCATGCCCCTGTTTGGCATTGCCCCCAGTTGTCTCAATCCTCATTCGGCCTGCATTGTAATAGCAGCTTGTCTTCTCTGTCTCGGAATTCTCAGATGCCACCAAAAACTCTGCCCAAGTTGCTTTGACCCAGGTATCAGTGGTGACATTTTGCGGGGTTGGGGCTGTGCTTACCATTGAATGCGCTCACCGCTTCGATGCCCATATCCTAGCTCATGGCTCAAATGTCGCGCAAAGCGGCATTCTCCGAAAGAATGCCTTAACGAATGTGGACTTGCGATAGTGCAATAGTAGGATGAAGAGTAAATTGACGATGGATAACGCACTATGATTCCCGGCGAACTCCTCCCGAAATCCGGCACGATCGAACTCAATGCCGGTCGTGAAGTAACAGAGCTCAAGGTCGCCAATAGTGGCGATCGACCGATTCAAGTCGGTTCCCATTTCCATTTCTTTGAGGTGAATGGTGCGTTGCAGTTCGATCGGGATGCCGCTAAAGGTAAACGTTTAGATATTCCGGCGGGTACAGCCGTGCGATTTGAGCCGGGTGATGCGAAGACGGTGAAGCTTGTACCGTTGGTGGGTGAGCGTAAGGTATATGGATTTAATGCGCGTGTTGAAGGTGCATTGGATTAAGTCAACTAATCGTAATGAAGTAACTAATCACAACGCTGGAGCAATCAGGTCATGAGTTTCCCAATGGATCGCCGGGCATATGCTGAAACCTATGGGCCAACGGTCGGCGATCGAGTGCGATTAGCCGACACGGAATTAATCATCGAAGTCGAGCGTGACCTGACGACCTATGGCGATGAAGTGAAGTTTGGCGGGGGTAAGGTGATTCGCGATGGAATGGGCCAGTCACCGATTCCGAATGCCGATGGTGCAGTTGATTTAGTGATTACGAATGCGTTGATTCTGGATTGGTGGGGGATTGTCAAAGCCGATATTGGCATTGTTAACGGGCGGATTGCCAAGATTGGGAAAGCGGGTAATCCCTATATTCAGGACAATGTGGATATTGTGATTGGTCCGGGGACAGAAGCCTTGGCGGGGGAGGGGATGATTCTCACGGCGGGGGGAATCGATTCCCATATTCACTTTATTTGTCCGCAGCAGATCGAAACGGCGATCGCCTCTGGGGTGACGACGATGCTGGGGGGTGGAACTGGTCCGGCGACTGGGACGAATGCCACGACTTGTACGCCGGGACCGTGGAATCTGCACCGGATGCTGCAAGCGGCGGATGCCTTTCCGATGAATCTTGGCTTTATGGGCAAGGGCAATAGCAGTCAGCCCCAGGCATTAGCCGAGCAAGTGCAGGCGGGAGCCATGGGCCTGAAACTGCATGAAGATTGGGGAACAACGCCAGCGACGATCGACAACTGTCTCACGGTAGCGGATGAGTTTGATGTGCAGGTG
This genomic interval carries:
- a CDS encoding urease subunit beta, which encodes MIPGELLPKSGTIELNAGREVTELKVANSGDRPIQVGSHFHFFEVNGALQFDRDAAKGKRLDIPAGTAVRFEPGDAKTVKLVPLVGERKVYGFNARVEGALD
- a CDS encoding Uma2 family endonuclease — protein: MVSTAPTPQNVTTDTWVKATWAEFLVASENSETEKTSCYYNAGRMRIETTGGNAKQGHGTSTLAAVTGIYGTLSHTPFKSLTNSSFQQFGKQECQPDLALYVGKNLPNITRSNKPINLDEHPAPTLVIEIAATTLNDDLGQKRLLYERLGVKEYWVADVESMTITAFAIRDGGSRQIQISQVFPNLAIAIVETALQRSQTEDDSSVNRWLMQEFAQ
- the ureG gene encoding urease accessory protein UreG, which produces MSTSPMRVGVAGPVGSGKTALLDALCKVLRDKYQIAVVTNDIYTREDAKFLVNSEALTPDRIVGVETGGCPHTAIREDASINLVAIEGLEQKYPVLDLLFVESGGDNLAATFSPELVDLTLYVIDVAAGDKIPRKGGPGITKSDLLVINKIDLAPMVGASLEVMDRDAKKMRGDKPFVFTNLKDRTGLDDVIKFIEHHIVPSEATLSA